TATTAAGATTGGCGGCAACGACGAGATTTCATCAGTGGCTAAAGTAGCTGCTGAAGAGAAAGATGAATCCGAGACGGAAGCTACATTGGTAGTAGTGGACAGCTCGGAAGAACTGGCCGAATCCAGCGGCGGAGCTATTACTGTTGGCGTGCTTGACATCGAAGTTGATGACAATACCGCCGATGAAGAACCCGATGCCGAAGATTTGGCATAATTGCTGAAGAGGAGCGGGGCGGTCCATTGGTTCGCCCCGTTTATTTTTGGCCTACTGAATGCAATACTACCGTTATAATTGCATCAGTAAACACCTTTTTGCTCATCTGTTTTTTATCCTTTCCGCTAAAAATGTGTTGGTTATAGCCGGATTCACCCTGCTTAATTAACACACCCACGGCACATTCCCGATTTTATGAAGAAGACTTTTTTGACGTTTGCCGCGGCCACCGTGCTGGCAGCTGGTTTGCCTACGCTTGCGTCGGCCCAAAATTCGGCAGTGACCAATGCCATCCTGAACCAGCGCACCGGCCTGCTCGACAAAGCCCGCGCTGATATCGATAAGGCCATTGTGAATGAAAAGACCAGCACCAAAGCCAAAACCTGGTTTACGCGCGGTGAAATTTACCAGGCTATGATGGAAAGCCCCATCTACAGCAAGCAGCTTCAACCTGGTGAGGGCCTGCAGAAGGCTTATGAGTCGTATGCCAAAACCATCGAGCTGGACACCAAAACCGGTGAATTTGGCAAGCAGGCAGTGACTAGAATGGACAATCTGTACGGTCGTGCTTTCAACGACGCCGTGGCGAGTTACAATGCCAAGGAGTACGACAAGGCCATTGCCAACTACAAGCTGGCTTCCCAAATTAAGCCTCAAGACACGACTGCAGTGCTCTATTCGGCCTATGCGTCGGAAGCCAAGCAGGATTTGGCCGGTGCCAAAGCCAGCTACAACCAGCTGCTGGGCATGAATTACAAATCGGTGAACGTGTACGCTCGTTTGCTGCAATTGGCTAAACAGCAAGGTGACAATGCCGAAGCTGCTAAGATTCTTCAGCAGGCCTTGGCGGCTTATCCCACCAACAAGGCCTTCATGCTGGAAGACTTGAACATGTCGTTGGCCAGTGGAAAAGGTGAAGATGCGTTAGGCAAAATCAACAAAGCAATTGCCGCTGACCCAACTAATTCGAACCTTTATGCGGTTCGTGGTTCGATGTACGACCAGCAGAAGAAAACGGACCTGGCCTTGGCTGATTACAAAAAGGCTGTTGAATTGGACCCAAATAATTTCGATGCCCAGTTCAATCTTGGCGTCTACAATTATAACCGAGCTGCCGACGCTTACACGAAGGCAAGCAAAATGGACCTAAAAACCTATCAGACGTCGGGTAAGAAATATGAGGCTGAGGGCAAGAAGTATTTCGAAGCTTCGGTGCCGTACTTTGAAAAGGCTTTGCAGTTGCAGCCCAATGACCGTAACACGCTCTCATCGTTGCAGAAAGTGTACTTCCGCTTAGGTCGTACTGCTGACTCTGAGCGACTCAATGCGAAACTGAAGTCGCTGGGAAAATAAGCTTCTAGTG
This region of Hymenobacter sedentarius genomic DNA includes:
- a CDS encoding tetratricopeptide repeat protein, which gives rise to MKKTFLTFAAATVLAAGLPTLASAQNSAVTNAILNQRTGLLDKARADIDKAIVNEKTSTKAKTWFTRGEIYQAMMESPIYSKQLQPGEGLQKAYESYAKTIELDTKTGEFGKQAVTRMDNLYGRAFNDAVASYNAKEYDKAIANYKLASQIKPQDTTAVLYSAYASEAKQDLAGAKASYNQLLGMNYKSVNVYARLLQLAKQQGDNAEAAKILQQALAAYPTNKAFMLEDLNMSLASGKGEDALGKINKAIAADPTNSNLYAVRGSMYDQQKKTDLALADYKKAVELDPNNFDAQFNLGVYNYNRAADAYTKASKMDLKTYQTSGKKYEAEGKKYFEASVPYFEKALQLQPNDRNTLSSLQKVYFRLGRTADSERLNAKLKSLGK